The following proteins are encoded in a genomic region of Brachypodium distachyon strain Bd21 chromosome 1, Brachypodium_distachyon_v3.0, whole genome shotgun sequence:
- the LOC100838255 gene encoding switch-associated protein 70 has product MATNGSSPRVRDTESSLEKVKRQLSSGSGRYLLQGPLLKRSETLRKWNERWIILDPTSGKMEYKLRRNETAIKGTILFDASSTITLSPVNFQGMPKYDGCCFYIGTPQKKDYFLCAETPGAAKAWVSTLHATQLVLQAHKEAVNSLAGNGSPSTLGTVATAVANANATALEAMKEIEAALKVSMRAAFGLGTNNLNEGQLDDLTIMKETLRVKDEELQHLAKDIRARDATIQEIADKLTETAEAAEAAASAAHTMDEQRRLLCSEIERLKKAMETQMEQSMLKLRLSEEKVISLSKEKDQLLKERDAAFQEAHMWRTELGKAREQAVIQEATIARAEEKVRVCEADATVRIKEAAENLYAVEKEKEELLALIGVLQSQVQREQSSTKQVCEERSESCSGADNSPPLTKHVDASDDDVDKACVSDSRSVLVSNDSTEVQLAVDGVDIRPIGDAEWGGFQQSEALIADVREVSPEAEGSSLDIPVVNPPPVNDCIQGGATHP; this is encoded by the exons ATGGCCACCAACGGCAGCTCCCCG AGGGTTAGGGACACGGAGAGCAGCCTGGAGAAGGTGAAGCGGCAGCTGTCGTCGGGGTCCGGGAGGTACCTGCTCCAGGGGCCCCTGCTGAAGCGATCTGAGACG CTACGGAAATGGAACGAAAGATGGATAATACTGGACCCAACATCTGGAAAGATGGAATACAA ACTTCGGAGGAATGAAACTGCCATTAAGGGAACCATTCTATTTGATGCTTCAAGTACCATCACTTTGTCTCCTGTAAATTTTCA AGGTATGCCAAAGTATGACGGCTGCTGTTTCT ACATTGGAACTCCTCAGAAAAAGGATTATTTTCTTTGCGCTGAAACTCCTGGTGCTGCCAAAGCTTGGGTATCTACATTGCA TGCAACTCAGTTAGTACTACAAGCACATAAAGAGGCAGTAAATTCTCTGGCTGGAAATGGTTCTCCTTCTACATTAGGCACGGTTGCTACTGCAGTTGCTAATGCTAATGCAACTGCTTTGGAGGCCATGAAGGAGATAGAAGCAGCATTGAAGGTTTCAATGAGGGCAGCTTTTGGGTTGGGTACCAATAATTTGAATGAGGGTCAACTTGATGATTTAACCATCATGAAG GAGACTCTCCGAGTGAAAGATGAGGAGTTGCAGCATTTGGCTAAGGACATTCGTGCTCGGGATGCTACAATTCAGGAAATAGCAGACAAATTAACAGAGACTGCAgaggcagcagaagcagcagcttcTGCAGCTCATACAATGGATGAACAGAGACGTCTTCTATGTTCAGAGATCGAGCGCCTGAAAAAAGCAATGGAAACACAAATGGAACAATCTATGCTTAAG CTAAGACTATCTGAAGAGAAGGTAATTAGCCTGAGCAAAGAGAAGGACCAATTGCTCAAGGAAAGAGACGCTGCATTCCAGGAGGCTCATATGTGGCGCACTGAACTAGGGAAAGCTAGAGAGCAAGCGGTGATACAGGAAGCAACTATTGCCCGAGCAGAGGAGAAGGTAAGGGTGTGTGAAGCAGATGCAACAGTTCGGATAAAGGAAGCTGCTGAAAATTTGTATGCTGtcgagaaagaaaaggaggaaCTTCTAGCCCTTATTGGTGTTCTCCAATCACAAGTGCAGAG AGAGCAAAGCAGCACAAAACAAGTATGTGAAGAGAGATCTGAATCATGCTCTGGTGCCGACAACTCCCCTCCATTGACCAAGCACGTGGATGCATCAGATGACGACGTGGACAAAGCCTGTGTAAGTGATTCAAGATCAGTCCTGGTTTCCAATGATAGCACTGAAGTTCAACTGGCCGTGGATGGGGTGGACATTCGTCCGATTGGTGATGCGGAGTGGGGTGGCTTCCAGCAGTCAGAAGCGTTGATCGCCGACGTGCGGGAGGTTTCCCCAGAAGCAGAAGGCAGCAGCTTGGATATTCCTGTGGTCAATCCCCCACCGGTCAATGATTGTATTCAGGGAGGGGCAACACATCCCTGA
- the LOC100840992 gene encoding ARF guanine-nucleotide exchange factor GNOM, which translates to MGRPRLLNAGGIDPIAEEPHPPRADADPGGLACAISAEASAVLAVMRRSLRHPRAAADDAAADHPLVSSLKALRRLVFSPAAAASPSLPAASLRPFLDAVRSEDAGAAVTSASLAALHEVMALTGPSLPGSALREVVDAVASCRFEAGAEAAAEEAVLMRMLQALLACLRAPAAPALGDQHVCTAVNTCFRVVHQAAAKGELLQRFSRYAMHELVRYIFARLPQIGSDDGADGTAIPEMGGMDKNHPFGIREMENGNGNYAPEAGTSDENSVDGSGLIVEPYGIPCMVEIFHFLCSLLNVVEQIGFDEDLPLFALKLINSAIELGGSAIGKHPKLLSLVQDELFRNLMQFGLSISPLILSMVCSIVLNLYHHLRTELKMQLEAFFCCIILRLAQPRFGATYHQQEVAMEALVDFCRQKNFMVEMYANLDCDITCRNVFEELANLLSKSAFPINCPLSSMHILALEGLIAVIQGMADRIGNATSRPELRPVELDEYAPFWTVKCENFLDPQHWVRFVRQRKYVKRRLMIGADHFNRDPKKGLEFLQGNHLLPEKLDPQSVACFFRYTAGLDKNLVGDFLGNHDEFCVQVLHEFAQTFDFQEMNLDTALRLFLETFRLPGESQKIQRVLEAFSDRYYEQAPQAFANKDTALLLSYSIIMLNTDQHNMQVKKKMTEEDFIKNNRNINGGSDLPREMLSELYHAICRNEIKTTPEQGMGYLEMSPSRWIDLMRKSKSTSPYIVGDSQPFLDHDMFAIMSGPTIAAIAVVFDHSEHEEVLLTCVDGFLGIAKISAFHHLEDVLDDLVVSLCKFTTLLNTSLVEEPVTAFGDDLKARLATETLFTIANRYGDYIRTGWRNVLDCILRLHKLGLLPARVASDAADDSEVYTETVQGKPAPSSISTSHIPVMGTPRKSSGLMGRFSQLLSLDSEEPRSQPTEQQLAAHQRTLQTIQKCRIDSIFTESKFLQPDSLLQLARALIWAAGRPQKVASSPDDEDTAVFCLELLIAITLNNRDRIVLLWQGVYEHIANIVQSTVMPCALVEKAIFGLLRICQRLLPYKENLADELLRSLQLVLKLDARVADAYCENITQEVARLVKANAGHIKSQMGWRTVVLLLSITARHPDASGVGFEAIMFIMSEGHLSKSNYAICIEASRQFAESRVGLTDRSIRALDLMADSAINLARWSQDTKGSGEEADKGSEAIREMWLKLLQALKKLSLDQREEVRNHALISLQRCLTATEGICLQSTTWSHAFDLVIFALLDDLLEIGQNHSQKDYRNMEGSLVLGMKLVVKVYLQLLPDLFGLSSFCKLWLGVLSRMEKYIKIKVRGKRSDKLQELIPDLLRSILAAMKSQGILAKRSTIGGDSLWELTWLHVNNISTGLQSEVFPSQEYEQPNNVGSPRGLNDAETKN; encoded by the exons ATGGGACGCCCCAGGCTGCTCAACGCGGGCGGCATCGACCCCATCGCCGAGGAGCCGCACCCTCCCCGCGCCGATGCCGACCCCGGCGGCCTCGCCTGCGCGATCTCCGCCGAGGCCAGCGCCGTGCTCGCCGTCATGCGCCGCAGCCTACGCCAcccgcgcgcggccgccgacgacgcGGCCGCCGACCACCCGCTCGTCTCGTCCCTCAAGGCCCTGCGccgcctcgtcttctcccccgccgccgcggcctcgccCTCGCTCCCGGCCGCATCGCTGCGGCCCTTCCTCGACGCCGTGCGCTCCGAGGACGCAGGCGCCGCCGTCACCTCGGCCTCGCTCGCCGCGCTCCACGAGGTCATGGCGCTCACGGGGCCGTCCCTCCCGGGCTCCGCGCTGCGGGAGGTCGTGGACGCCGTCGCCAGCTGCCGGTTcgaggcgggggcggaggccgccgccgaggaggccgtCCTGATGCGGATGCTGCAGGCGCTGCTCGCGTGCCTgcgcgcccctgccgccccCGCGCTGGGGGACCAGCACGTCTGCACCGCTGTCAACACGTGTTTCCGTGTGGTACAccaggccgccgccaaggGCGAGCTCCTGCAGCGGTTCTCGCGCTACGCTATGCATGAGCTCGTCCGATATATCTTTGCCCGCCTCCCTCAGATAGGCAGCGATGATGGAGCTGATGGTACAGCCATACCAGAG ATGGGTGGCATGGATAAGAACCATCCATTTGGGATCAGGGAAATGGAAAATGGAAATGGAAACTATGCACCTGAGGCAGGTACATCTGATGAAAATTCTGTAGATGGTAGTGGCCTCATCGTGGAGCCTTATGGAATCCCTTGCATGGTGGAGATTTTCCATTTCCTGTGCTCTCTCCTCAATGTTGTCGAGCAGATTGGGTTTGATGAAGATCTACCTTTATTTGCCCTAAAGTTGATCAATTCAGCGATCGAGCTTGGTGGGTCTGCAATTGGGAAGCATCCGAAGCTGCTGTCATTAGTGCAAGATGAGCTTTTCCGGAACCTAATGCAGTTTGGATTATCAATAAGCCCACTTATTCTTTCAATGGTGTGCAGCATTGTGTTAAATCTTTATCATCACCTCCGAACTGAACTCAAGATGCAGCTTGAGGCCTTCTTTTGTTGTATAATTCTGAGGCTTGCACAACCCCGATTTGGAGCAACATATCATCAACAGGAGGTTGCAATGGAAGCTCTTGTAGACTTCTGTCGACAGAAGAATTTTATGGTGGAGATGTATGCCAATCTGGACTGTGACATAACCTGCAGGAATGTTTTTGAGGAGCTTGCAAATCTTCTATCAAAGAGTGCATTTCCTATTAACTGCCCCTTGTCTTCTATGCACATTCTTGCTCTGGAAGGCTTGATTGCTGTGATTCAGGGAATGGCTGATCGGATTGGGAATGCAACCTCTCGCCCTGAACTCAGGCCTGTAGAACTTGATGAATATGCCCCTTTCTGGACAGTTAAATGCGAGAACTTTTTGGATCCTCAACATTGGGTGAGATTTGTCCGTCAGAGGAAGTATGTCAAGAGGAGGCTAATGATCGGTGCTGATCACTTTAACAGGGACCCAAAGAAAGGTCTGGAGTTCCTTCAAGGCAATCATCTGTTGCCTGAGAAGCTTGATCCTCAGAGTGTAGCTTGTTTTTTCCGCTACACAGCTGGTCTTGATAAGAATCTTGTAGGAGATTTTCTGGGCAATCATGATGAGTTTTGTGTTCAGGTACTTCATGAGTTTGCACAGACCTTTGACTTCCAGGAGATGAACTTGGATACAGCTCTGAGGCTATTTTTGGAGACATTTCGGCTGCCTGGAGAATCTCAGAAGATACAGAGGGTCCTTGAGGCCTTCTCAGATAGATACTATGAGCAGGCCCCACAAGCTTTTGCAAATAAGGACACTGCTTTGCTGCTGTCTTACTCAATTATAATGCTGAACACTGATCAGCATAACATGcaggtgaagaagaagatgactgAGGAGGATTTCATCAAGAATAACAGGAACATAAATGGTGGTAGTGACCTTCCGCGTGAGATGTTGTCTGAGCTATACCATGCGATCTGCCGAAATGAGATCAAGACCACGCCTGAGCAGGGTATGGGATATTTAGAAATGTCTCCCAGTCGCTGGATAGATCTAATGCGGAAGTCCAAGTCAACATCCCCATATATTGTTGGTGATTCTCAGCCTTTCCTCGACCACGATATGTTTGCTATCATGTCTGGCCCTACTATTGCTGCCATTGCTGTGGTATTTGATCATTCGGAACATGAAGAAGTTCTGTTGACCTGTGTGGATGGCTTCTTGGGTATTGCAAAGATCTCAGCATTTCATCATCTTGAAGACGTTTTGGATGATCTTGTTGTTTCTCTCTGCAAATTCACCACTCTTTTGAATACCTCGTTGGTTGAGGAGCCAGTTACTGCCTTTGGAGATGACCTGAAGGCTAGATTGGCAACTGAAACATTGTTTACTATAGCTAATAGATATGGGGATTACATACGTACTGGCTGGAGGAATGTATTGGATTGCATCCTGAGACTGCATAAGCTAGGGCTTCTTCCTGCCCGTGTTGCTAGTGATGCAGCTGATGATTCAGAAGTTTATACTGAAACTGTCCAAGGAAAGCCTGCCCCTAGCTCAATTTCCACATCTCATATCCCAGTGATGGGTACGCCTCGGAAATCCTCTGGACTTATGGGAAGATTTAGTCAGCTACTCTCACTTGACAGTGAAGAACCAAGATCACAACCAACTGAGCAGCAACTCGCTGCCCACCAGAGGACTCTTCAGACAATCCAGAAATGCCGCATTGATAGTATATTTACAGAGAGCAAATTCTTGCAGCCTGATTCACTATTGCAACTTGCTAGAGCATTAATATGGGCTGCAGGCCGGCCTCAAAAGGTGGCCAGCTCGCCAGATGATGAGGACACAGCAGTATTCTGCTTGGAACTGCTGATTGCCATTACACTTAACAACCGAGATCGAATTGTGCTCCTCTGGCAAGGTGTATATGAGCATATTGCCAACATAGTTCAGTCCACAGTCATGCCATGTGCTCTTGTGGAGAAAGCTATTTTTGGACTTCTGCGGATATGCCAGAGGTTACTTCCATACAAAGAGAACCTTGCTGATGAGTTGCTGAGGTCATTGCAATTAGTTCTCAAGCTCGATGCACGAGTAGCAGATGCATACTGTGAGAACATTACACAGGAGGTTGCACGCCTTGTCAAAGCAAATGCTGGACACATAAAATCACAGATGGGTTGGAGAACTGTAGTGTTGCTGCTCTCCATTACAGCTCGCCACCCTGATGCTTCAGGAGTAGGCTTCGAGGCTATCATGTTTATCATGTCAGAGGGGCACCTTTCAAAATCAAATTATGCCATCTGCATTGAAGCGTCACGACAGTTTGCTGAATCCAGGGTTGGTCTGACAGACAGATCCATCCGTGCCCTAGATTTGATGGCTGACTCTGCCATTAATCTTGCCCGGTGGTCACAAGATACGAAAGGGTCAGGTGAGGAAGCTGATAAAGGATCGGAAGCAATCAGGGAGATGTGGCTCAAACTGCTGCAAGCACTGAAAAAGTTGAGCTTGGATCAGAGGGAGGAAGTGCGAAATCATGCATTAATTTCACTCCAGCGATGCCTCACAGCAACTGAAGGGATATGCCTCCAGTCCACCACATGGTCACATGCTTTCGATCTTGTCATATTTGCCTTGCTGGATGACTTGCTGGAAATTGGCCAGAATCACTCGCAAAAGGATTACAGGAACATGGAAGGATCCCTTGTGCTTGGCATGAAACTAGTAGTGAAGGTCTATCTTCAACTATTACCGGATCTCTTCGGACTGAGCAGCTTCTGCAAATTGTGGCTTGGAGTCCTTAGTCGAATGGAGAAGTACATCAAGATCAAGGTCCGAGGTAAGCGAAGTGACAAACTTCAAGAACTGATTCCGGATCTTCTCAGGAGCATCCTAGCTGCGATGAAGAGCCAGGGAATCCTTGCGAAGAGGAGTACAATAGGGGGTGACAGCTTGTGGGAGCTGACATGGCTTCATGTGAATAACATCTCGACTGGCTTGCAGTCTGAAGTTTTCCCAAGCCAGGAGTATGAGCAGCCGAACAATGTTGGTAGCCCGAGAGGGCTCAACGATGCTGAGACTAAGAACTAG
- the LOC100841601 gene encoding uncharacterized protein LOC100841601 yields MSRVACLRLRASAATPPFPSRCLAAPQPPRSVSRLPPRASDSTAGKNQGRATALPCPTGSSALGWSGESGLRLYRRFCTYDERDDRALEEEFERKFGWMLKIFFLGTAGLVGWQFFPYMGDNLLQQSISLLHVKDPLFKRMGASRLARFAVDDERRMKVVEMGGAQEILNVLEGAKDDKTRKEALKALVALSKSDKAAGFLDKAGAYAIVSSTPNSPEYAEIEACKTRLLKAFDQLKS; encoded by the exons ATGAGCCGCGTCGCTTGTCTTCGTCTtcgagcgagcgccgccacccctcccttcCCATCCCGCTGCCTAGCAGCGCCCcagcctcctcgctccgtctctcgtcttcctcctcgtgcgagcGACTCCACCGCAG gcaaaaatcaaggtagggcgaccgccctaccttgccctaccgggtcctccgccctcGGTTGGAGTGGCGAATCGGGGCTCCGCCTGTACCGCAGGTTCTGCACCTACGACGAGAGAG ATGACAGGGCACTTGAGGAAGAATTTGAGAGAAAATTTGGATGGATGTTAAAGATATTCTTCCTAGGAACCGCTGGCCTTGTTGGTTGGCAATTCTTTCCTTACATGG GGGATAACCTACTTCAGCAATCCATTTCGCTTTTGCATGTCAAAGATCCCTTGTTCAAGCGGATGGGAGCTTCACGATTAGCTCGTTTTGCAGTTGATG ATGAAAGGAGAATGAAAGTGGTAGAGATGGGGGGAGCTCAAGAAATCCTGAATGTGTTGGAAGGTGCTAAAGATGATAAAACACGTAAAGAAGCTCTGAAGGCTCTCGTGGCACTCTCAAAGTCTG ATAAAGCTGCGGGGTTTTTGGACAAGGCAGGCGCCTACGCCATCGTCAGTTCCACTCCGAACTCCCCTGAATATGCCGAGATCGAGGCTTGCAAGACTAGACTTCTCAAAGCGTTTGATCAGCTGAAGTCATGA
- the LOC100843122 gene encoding uncharacterized protein LOC100843122: protein MEIESVKCECCGLREDCTQDYIASVRASFYGQWLCGLCCEAVRDEASRKKTHPGVEEAVRAHMAFCRMFKSNPAVRVADGMRQMLRRRSGDLSKPDSSKKYSTAQVGDDSSVSLY, encoded by the coding sequence ATGGAGATAGAGTCAGTCAAGTGTGAGTGCTGTGGCCTGAGGGAGGACTGCACCCAGGATTACATTGCCAGTGTGAGAGCAAGCTTCTATGGCCAATGGCTGTGCGGGCTGTGCTGTGAGGCTGTGAGGGACGAGGCTAGCAGGAAGAAGACTCATCCAGGCGTGGAGGAAGCTGTGAGGGCGCACATGGCATTCTGCAGGATGTTCAAGTCGAACCCCGCCGTCCGAGTGGCTGATGGCATGCGCCAGATGCTCCGGAGGCGGTCTGGCGACTTATCGAAGCCAGACTCCTCCAAGAAGTACAGCACTGCGCAAGTTGGAGACGATTCATCCGTGTCACTATATTGA